CTGGATACATGGAGAATGGCTTACGTGATTGAAGAAATTGCTGATGAAGCAAAAAGGGTTGCAAGGTACCTTAGGCTTGTTAAATTAAATAAAGCAGATAAAAAAAAGCTAATAGATTTGCTCTCTTTGATTGAAGACACATATCTCAATACGATGAAGGCATATTATACTGATGACAAAGACCTTATTTACAAGATGGCGCGCAGAAAATCCGAGATAATAAAGCAGTGCGATGAATTATACGGGCATATGTGGAATAAAAAATATGTTCCCACTGTAATTGAGAAATTCAAGTTCATGGCCGCTGCAACCCATAATATCGGGAGAATAATTTACACATGATGCAGGACAATGCAACTGCGGTGATATCAGATGTGCACTCGAATCTGGAAGCTCTGGAAGCTGTATTGGGAGATATAAGAAAGCAAAATATAAAAAATATCATTTCCCTTGGCGACATAGTTGGCTACGGCGCATCGCCAAATGAAGTTATTAAATTGTTCATAAAACAGAATATAGAATCTGTCAGGGGAAATCATGATGCTGCCATATTTTTTTGTGAAGAAGAGCATAAAGAATTTAATAATCACGCTCATGATGCAATTGAAAGGACAAAGTGCATGCTTTCAGAAGAATCAAAAAAATATTTGAAAAGCCTTAAAGATTTTCTTGTTATTGGCGGAGTTCGCTTTGTTCATGGCTGTCCTCCAGACTCATATAAGGATTATGTTCCGGATTATGTGAACGAACGTAACGCATTTAGAATGTTTGAAGAAGACTTGTGCTTTATTGGGCATACCCATAGGGCAATTGCATATTTTAGCAAGAAAATTGAAGAAGGCGCAACTTTGAGATCAGAAGATTTTGATGTAGATCGCGTTGCTGTTGAGCCAAATTCCTCTCTGGCAGTTAGAAAAGATGAAAGAGCCATATTCAATCCAGGCAGCGTGGGCCAGCCAAGAGAGAAGCGGTTAATTTATGCAAAATATTTCATACTTTACAACGATAACAACAATGAAAAAGAAATAGAATTCAGGCACATTCCATATGATATTGAAAAATCTGCAGATAAAATAAGAAAAATAATGAAAGATGATTCTCTTGCTGAAATGCTTTATGGAAGTGCTAGTTTTTCTGTTTAAGTTTAATCAAATAACTAAATTTATATACAAGTTCTGCCATAATTCTAATCGTCGGAATAAATTTCAAAATATTTTTTATTTTGATGGGGATAATTTTAAATGAATCGTGAAAAAAACAAGAAATTAACAATCGCCTTAACATACAACAAAAAAAGAAGCCCAAAAGAAGGTGAGCTTGAAGATCTTTATGCAGAGTTTGATACAGATCAGACAATCAATGCAGTTAAAAATGCAATTGAAAGCAAAGGCAGCGATGTAATTCTTATTGAAGCTGATGAAGATGCATTCTTGAAATTAAAGGCTCTGAAAAATAAAATAGATCTTGTCTTCAATATTGCTGAAGGAATAAGGGGAGATGCCAGAGAATCTCACATTCCTGCATTCTGTGAGATGCTTAATATTCCGCACACCGCTTCTAGTGCTTTGACGCTTGCAATAACGCTGGACAAGGCAAGGACAAAAGAAATTCTTTCTTACAGCAATATAGCAACGCCGAAATTCCAGGTTTTCAATAATGAAAACGAGAAGTTAAATGCGGATTTAAATTTTCCATTGATCGTAAAGCCATTAAGGGAAGGCTCGAGCAAGGGGATAAGAAACAATAATATTGTAGCTTCAGAAAAAGAGCTGAGATCAAAAATAAAAGAGCTGATTGAAAATTACAGGCAGCCCGCAATTGCCGAGGAGTTCATTGAAGGAAGGGAATTTACAGCAGCTGTAATTGAGAACGGAAGCCAAAAAGTCCTTCCTCTTGTCGAAATTACTTTTGATTATCTGCCAAAGCACATAAAGAAAATCGATTCTTACGAAGTGAAATGGATTTATGACAATCCAAACAGCAAAATTGATCCTCTGGTATGCCCTGCAAAGCTCGATAAGGAAACAGAAGACAAAATTAAAAAAATCTCACTGGATGCTTTCAACGCGCTTGGCTGCAAAGACTGGTGCAGGATAGACATAAGGCTCGATAAAAAGGGAATTCCGAAAGTTTTGGAAGTGAATGC
This Candidatus Woesearchaeota archaeon DNA region includes the following protein-coding sequences:
- a CDS encoding metallophosphoesterase family protein, producing MMQDNATAVISDVHSNLEALEAVLGDIRKQNIKNIISLGDIVGYGASPNEVIKLFIKQNIESVRGNHDAAIFFCEEEHKEFNNHAHDAIERTKCMLSEESKKYLKSLKDFLVIGGVRFVHGCPPDSYKDYVPDYVNERNAFRMFEEDLCFIGHTHRAIAYFSKKIEEGATLRSEDFDVDRVAVEPNSSLAVRKDERAIFNPGSVGQPREKRLIYAKYFILYNDNNNEKEIEFRHIPYDIEKSADKIRKIMKDDSLAEMLYGSASFSV
- a CDS encoding ATP-grasp domain-containing protein, with the translated sequence MNREKNKKLTIALTYNKKRSPKEGELEDLYAEFDTDQTINAVKNAIESKGSDVILIEADEDAFLKLKALKNKIDLVFNIAEGIRGDARESHIPAFCEMLNIPHTASSALTLAITLDKARTKEILSYSNIATPKFQVFNNENEKLNADLNFPLIVKPLREGSSKGIRNNNIVASEKELRSKIKELIENYRQPAIAEEFIEGREFTAAVIENGSQKVLPLVEITFDYLPKHIKKIDSYEVKWIYDNPNSKIDPLVCPAKLDKETEDKIKKISLDAFNALGCKDWCRIDIRLDKKGIPKVLEVNALPGIMPDPKENSRLPKAAYAAGMSYDQLINIIVDNAIERHNI